The Flavobacteriales bacterium genome contains the following window.
CCGAAGTCGTGGTTCATCAAAAAGCGAACGGGGCCTTGGTCCATTCCTCGCACCGGATCGTACCCGTTGGGAACATCCTCCTTCGCTCCACCGCTCCGGGATTGACCCCTGAACAGGCGTTGACCACGGTGCTTCAACGCGACGGGGTGCGGATGACGGCCCCAAGGCATACCGCAACCGATGAAGTGCTCAAACGTTGGACGTTCGATGGTGCAGCGTTCAATGATCAGCCACCAACAGTGCAACTGATGCTCTGGCCCTATGACGGGTCGGCCGTGCTGGTCTGGAATGTGTCGTACTACATGCCCGATGCATCCCACTGGTGGAACGTGCGCATCGATGCGAACACGGGTGCAGAGCTTGATCGGAACGACTGGGTGGCGCAATGCCTGTTCGACCATGCACACGAGGGCGATGGTTGCCATACGGTCGCAGGTGGGAGCGGAGAAGCAGAGCGGGCCCCGGCGGCACCGAACGACTACAATGTTTACCCCATGCCGGTGGAAAGCCCCAACTACGGCAGTCGGGGTATTCGCAACGCGCCTTGGGCATTGGCACCCAATGCATCACCCTACGGCTGGCACGATACCGATGGCGCTGCTGGCGCTGAGCACACGATCACTAGAGGCAACAATGTGCACGCACAAGAGGATGCCAATGGCAACAACGGCACCGGTTTCGCACCCGATGGTGGGGCCAATTTGGACTTTGACTTCCCGATCGATCTCACCCAGGCACCGAGCACCTATCAAAGTGCGGCGATCATCAATCTGTTCTATTGGAACAACATCATCCACGATGTGTTCTACCAGTACGGCTTCGATGAAGTGAGCGGGAATTTCCAGAGCAATAACTACGGTAACGGTGGAGCGGGAAGCGACTGGGTACTGGCCGATGCACAGGATGGAAGTGGGACGAATAACGCCAACTTCGGAACGCCTCCCGACGGAAGCAATCCGCGCATGCAGATGTTCCTCTGGACCGCGCCGACCCCGGATCGCGATGGCGACTTCGATAACGGGATCATCACCCACGAGTACGGCCATGGCATCAGCAATCGGCTGGTTGGCGGACCGGGCAACACCAGTTGCCTCGGCAACGCGGAGCAGATGGGTGAAGGATGGAGCGACTACTTCGGGCTGATGCTCACCATGGAATCGGGTGACCTCGCCACTGATGCTCGGGGCATCGGCACCTACGCCTTGAACCAACCGCCCACGGGCGTTGGCATTCGACCAGCGCCATACAGCACCGACTTCGGCGTGAACGATTACACCTACGCGAGCACCAACAACACCGGTTTGAGCCAACCGCACGGTATCGGATTCGTGTGGTGCACCATGTTGTGGGAGATGACCTGGGAGCTGATCAATATCCATGGCTTCGACCCCGATATCTACAACGGCAACGGTGGCAACAACATCGCCCTGCAACTGGTGATCGATGGGTTGAAATTGACCCCTTGCAACCCCGGCTTTGTGCAAGCACGCGATGCCATTCTGGCCGCGGATGCAGCCAACAATGGTGGAGCCAATGCAACGGCCATCTGGGCCGCCTTCGCCCGGCGTGGTTTGGGTTCTGGGGCCGATCAGGGATCGAGCACCAGCCGGACGGACCAAACGGAGTCCTACAGCCTGCCCGTGAACAACAACATTGGGGTTGGCAGCATCCTGGCACCGGCAACAGGTGCCCGGTTCTCGTGCGATGCCCCGGTCTCCGTTCAGGTGGAACTCCGCAATAATGGCCTCTTGGCGCAAACCGGATTCCCCGTTAGTTATCGATTGGACGGTGGGGCGACGGTGACGGAGACGTTCACTGGTGTGCTGAGTTCGGGCGGTACGGCAGTGCACACGTTCGCCGGATCACTGGCCATCGGCGGTGTTGGCCCGCACGCTCTGGAAGCGTGGACCGGCCTGGTCGGTGACCAATATGCACCGGATGACCTACGCGCGAACACGATCACGGTGTCGGTGGATGCACCGTTGCCGTACAGTGAGGATGTGGAGGGCGGTCAGACCCTGCCAGCTGGTTGGTCCCTCACCAACGACGACGGCGGCATCACTTGGGAAGCCTTCAGTCTTACGAATGGACCATTGTGCACCCCGACCGTTGCATGGCGAGTGAACCATTACAGCTACGGGGGGAGCGGGCAGTTGGACATATTGCGTACGCCGCTCATCGACCTGACGAACTCGGCCGGGTCGAGGCTGAAATTCGACCATGCTTATGTGCAATACCCCGGTTACACCGATGGCCTCCGGGTAGAGGTGAGCGCGGATTGCGGAACCACATGGACGGTGGTGTATGACTCCTCCGGCGCAGATCTGGCCACGGCCGCCGCCACCACCAGTGTTTGGGTCCCTTCCAATTGTTCGGAATGGGAAGCGCACGATCTGGACATCAGCGCCTTCGATGGTGAAAAGGTGTTCGTCCGCTTCGTTTCCGTGAACGGGTTCGGCAACCAGTTCTACTTGGACAACGTCCGCGTGCAAAGCAGCCAGCTGCCGCTCCAGGTGAAAGCCTTCCTCCAAGGCCCGTACAGCCCCGGTACCGGACTGATGAACGACGACCTGCGCTTGGCGGGCTTGATACCGGGGACCGAACCGTACTCCGGCCTGGGTTTCCCTGCCGCGGGCGGTGGTGGTGAGAGCGTCGCCCCTGCCGTACTGGCCGCAACCGGCAATGATGCTCCCGTTGATTGGGTGCGCGTTGAGCTGCGACCTGGCGCGACACCGAACGTTGTCGCGTATGCGCAACAAGCCATCGTCCAGCGTGATGGTGACATTGTTTCATCATCCACTGGAGGTGCCTTGGGCTTCAGTGCACCCGCGGGAACCTATCACGTTGCAGTGCGCCACCGGAACCATTTGGGGGCAATGACCGCTTCGGCTGTTGCGATGAACGATGTTACCACCGTGGTCGATCTCTCATTGCCTGCAACGGTTGCATATGGCGTTGATGCGCGGAAAGCAGAAGGTGGTGTCATGCTTCTGTGGACGGGCAATGTCCAGCGCGATGCCCAACTGAAGTACACCGGGACCGACAACGACCGTGATCCCGTGCTCGTTGCCGTTGGAGGCACGCTGCCCACTAATACGATCAGCGGCTATCACCAGAGCGACGTTAACCTGGACGGTACGGTCAAGTACACGGGCGTTGCTAACGACCGCGATCCGATCCTTGTCAACATAGGTGGTACCGTGCCTACGAGCGTGAGGACCGAACAATTGCCCTGACGCATGGGAGTGCGTTGGTTGTTCGGTGCGTTGGTGGTGATCCACGGACTGTTCCCTTGCTCTGCCGCAGGCCAATCCGTCGAGGTTTTTGATCTGCAAGGAGGGTTTCTGCCGAGCAACACCGTCAGGGCCATCTGCCACGACAGTATTGGTGGTACTTGGGTCGGTACTGATTGGGGACTTTGCCACTTCGACGGCTCCGTTTGGGAAACGTTCCAAGCGGGCGGGTCAGGGCTTCCGGAGAACGACATCCGAGCGTTGGCCTGTGATAGTCTGGGCCGGATATGGGTCGGTTTGTTCACGCAGGGTGTGGTGATCAAGGACGGGAATAACTGGACCCAATACATGCCAGGGTCATCCGGCTTGCCCTCGGACCAGATCAGGAACATCGTGTTCGACCACGAACGCAAGGCGTGGATCTGCACCACCAATGGATTGGCGTGGACCGACCTGGTGGAGTGGAGGATCTACAATGACACGGATACGAGCTACAACAATCTGGAATTGCCGGGCGTGAACATCGCCGACATTGCCGTTCGTAACGACGGCCTCGTGTGCATTGGTACCTTGAACGCTGGTTTCGTGTACTTGACCGATACGTTGGTCCGTACGTACAATACCTTCAATGACCTTATTCCCGACAATACCGCGTTGGGCGTTGCGCTCGACAGCCAAGGCGAGCGTTGGACCGCGTGCCCGGCCGGTGCCTTGATGCGCTACACGGCCGGATACGATGACGCGCTGTTCTTCCAGTACAGCACCGTGTTCAGCAATATCCCCACCGATGCGTTGAACGATGTGGTGGTGGACGCTCTGGACCGCAAGATCATTGCGACACAGAACGTCGGATTGACCATCATGGAGCCTGACAATTCGACGTTCACGACCTACGGTACGGGCAATTCTGCTTGGCCTGACAATGAAGTATTGTGCGTGACCGTTTCGCCTGTTGGCGAGATATGGGCGGGCACGGGAAATGGCGGTGCTGTGCGGCTGACGGGCTGGAACAGTGTTTCAGCGGAACGCGTGACAGATGCCCATGTGCAGGTCTATCCGGTTCCCTTCGGCGCCGAACTCCATCTGTCCGCCCCCGGATCCGGCCTTGGTTCCCGTTGGGTCCTGCGCGACATCGCCGGGCGCGAGGTTGCTGGTGGGAAGCTGCTGTCGGATGACCAATGGCTCGAATTCGGGGTCCCGCTTTCGCCGGGACCCTATTCGCTGACGATCGTTGGTCCGGACCGGTCTGCTACCATTTTGGTGGTGCACAGTTGAGGCGTACGTCGAAACGCTTGACCCTGCACTAGTGCCCGGCTACATTTGGCCTCCTCCCTCAGGATCCAGAACAACAACGTATGCAGAAACACTACGCATTGCGCGCCTTGCTGGCATGCTTGGCCCCGTCTCTCGTGAACAGTGCAACAGCACAATGCACGACCTCCAATGCTACCAGCTGTGTTTGTGAAGTTGGTGGTCAGACGAACTGCGACCTGCTCCCGGACATCACGATCAGTTGGTCTGCCCTGCAGAACTATGCCGGTGGCCCTAACGAATACGCCCAGAACGATGCCTCCAACCCTGGACGCCTGCGCGTTACGGGTTCAACACCGAACATTGGACATGGAGCATTGAACGTTAGGGGTGTGGATGCCAATGGCAACAGGTGGTTCCTGTGTGGTACGGATACCTTTTCCATTAACGATCCCAACAGCACCCAGCAGTTCACGTGCCCCAACAACCAGACGGCAAAGCAGCTGATCCTTCAGCGTGTCTACCACAAGAACGGCAATGCGATGAGCTTCACGGAGCGCTTCGCGGGCACCATGACCTATCACCCGAGCCACGGCCACAACCACGTGGATGATTGGGCGACGTTCACGCTTCGGAGCCAAACGGCCGATCCCAACCCGCTGAACTGGCCGATCGTAGGTACCGGTGCCAAGGTCGGTTTCTGTTTGATGGACTACTACAGCTGCTCCAATGCCAGCGCTAACGGCCATTGTCGGACGTCACAGGAATACGGGGGGGGGACGAACCTGAACACCAACGCCCAGTTCCCCAACTACGGGCATGGTGGAGGCGGCTACAACTGCAGCCAAGTGAGCCAAGGCATTTCCGTTGGTTACACGGACGTGTATAGCGAAAGCCTTGACGGCATGTGGGTGAACATCCCGCCGGGCACCTGCAACGGCCAGTATTGGGTGGTCATGGAAGTGGACCCCAATGACAACTTCCTTGAAGAGGACGATAACAACAACTGGACGGCCGCCCCCGTGACCTTGGGCCTGCAAGTACCGGCGGGTGGCGATTTTGCCCAAGTGACAGCCGACGGTCCGACCACTTTCTGCCAAGGTGGTCAAGTGCAGTTGACCGCGACACTGGGCACAAGCTATTTGTGGAGCAATGGCGCGACGACACAGAGCATTGCGGTCTCGGACGACGGGAATTTCTCGTGCACCGTCACCGGTCAATGCGGAACCGATGCTTCACCGAACGCGGCGGTGAATGTCATCGAGACCCAGACGCCCATGGGCACTGGAGCCACGATCAATGGTCCGGGCAGTGCGACGTTACAGGCCACCGGGGCAGATGTGCATTGGTTCGATTCAGCAATTGGGGGAAATGAGGTGGGCACGGGAAACAGCTTCTTGACCCCGGTCATAAGCGCCACAACGACTTACCACGCCGAAAACCGGACAACAGAACAAGGTCTCAGTGGGTTCGTTGGCAAGACGGATAACGCTGGTGCCGGGGGCTACGGCAACTACGTTCAGTACCTTATCTTCGATGCATTCAAGCCGTTCCAGCTCAAGAGCGTTCAGGTATACGCCAACAGCACTGGCAACCGGACGTTCCAAGTGCTTGGTCAGGATGGGTCGTTGATCACGCAAACCACGGTCAACGTTCCATCTGGCGGTTCGCGCGTGACGCTCAACCTCAACGTACCCGCTGGCAACAACTTGCGCCTGACGGTTTCCAGTGCATTACAGAACATGTACCGGAACAGTGGTAGTGTTGCATACCCTTACAACATTGCGGGTTTGGTGAGCGTGAAGAACTCGAGCGCTGGCACGCAGTACTATTACTATTGCTACGACTGGGAAGTGGACGAGGGCGATCTGGTGTGCAACAGCGGCCGCACCGCCGTTACCGCCACGGTGAACAACGGAGTAGCCTTGGCCCCTATCGTGAAGCTGGAAGGTCCATTTGATGCGAATTCCGGCTTGATGCGCGATGATCTCCGTGCTGCTGGTTTGATCCCTTCCTCCGAGCCGTTCACCGCTCTCGGTTTCACCCATGTTGGTGGTGGGGGCGAAGTGCTCTCGCCGGCTTTGTTGAGCACCACAGGGGCAACAGCTATCGTCGACTGGGTGTTCGTTGAACTGCGCTCGGCTGTCGACCCCAGTAATGTTGTCGCCACACGTTCGGGTCTTGTGCGCCGGAATGGCAGCGTGATCGGCCCCGATGGTGGTGTCCTTCAGTTGCCGGTCGCAGGAGGCAACTATTACGTTGCGGTTCGTCATAGGAACCATTTGGGCTGTGTGACCTCTGATCCCGTTGCGCTCTCGTCCACTGCTGCGGTGGTGGACTTCAGCCTGGTAGGAACCAGCACCTGGGGCACCGAGGCGTGCAAGAACGTGAACGGCACCATGTTGCTGTGGATGGGCAATGCGCACCGCGATGGGGAGCATAGTTTGTTGAAATACACAGGCTCCGATAACGATCGTGACCCGATCTTGGCCGCCATCGGTGGTACCGTGCCAACGGCGACCATCTCAGGATACGTTTCAACTGACCATAACATGGACGGGGTGGTTAAGTACACTGGTTCTGATAACGACCGGGACCCTGTCCTTTCCAACGTAGGTGGTACTTTGCCCACGGCCACCAGAACAGAACAATTACCTTGACCACCCGAAACCGCAAACCATCACCCTCGATAACCCTGTACGACATGTTCCAACCTAAACTCAAGAGGCTCAAGAATGCCCTTCGTGCGGTGGGCCTCGCCGCTATCGGTCTGGCAGGCACAGTGGCCGCCCAGCCCGTCACGGACATCGACCTGGTCCCCAACCCCGCTGGGGACTCGTTGCGTGTTTACGTGCGCCCGAACGGTGCGTCCTTCGATCAGATTGTCAGCGGATTGACCTTCACGATCCGCTGGGAAGCGGCCTCGACCGCCACTCTCGGGACCACGCCGACGTTGAACTCTTCGCGCACCCAGTTCTGTGCTGCTGCGTTCTCCATCACTTCCTCACCTGATGGTGAGATCGACAATGGCGGCTTCACTTACCGTACGTACAATGCGTTCGGTGCTTCGGCCATAGCGGATGAATGCCCGCCAGGTTGGACAGCCGACGGCTGGAATTTGATCATGCGTGTGCGGGTGACCAATGTCAACCAATGCACGAATTTCCAGATCGTGTCAGACGGGTATACCGGGGCCAACAACAAGAACTTTTTCGTCTCGCTGAACGGCCAGGACGTGACCGGTATCATTGAGCCTACGGCGGCCCAATTGGGCTCCTGCAACGTTGACTGCAATGGTGTGGTAGGCGGTCCCGCAGTGCCCGGTACGGCTTGCAACGACAACGATGCATGCACGATCAATGATGTGTACACCGGAACCGCGCCGAATTGCGGTTGCGCTGGTACGTTCCAGGACTCTGACAGTGATGGCACTTGCGATGCCACGGATGGCTGCCCCAATGACCCCGGCAAGATCGCACCCGGCCAATGCGGCTGCGGAGTGGCGGATACGGATAGCGACAGCGACGGCACCGCGAACTGCAACGACGCTTGCCCGAACGACCCGAACAAGATCGCTCCTGGCATCTGCGGTTGCGGTGTCAGTGATGCGGACGGTGATGGTGATGGCACCCCGAACTGCAACGATGGTTGCCCCAACGACCCGAACAAGACCTCGCCTGGCGTGTGCGGTTGTGGTGTGGCTGACACGGACAGTGATGGTGACGGTACCCCGAACTGCAATGATGGTTGCCCGAACGATCCGAACAAGATCGCCCCTGGTATCTGCGGTTGTGGAGTGAGCGATGCCGATAGTGATGGTGACGGAACGGCCAACTGCAATGACGGCTGCCCCAACGACCCGAACAAAACGGCTCCCGGCCAGTGCGGCTGCGGTGCGGCTGATACGGATACCGACGGAGACGGAACAGCCAACTGCGTTGACCTCTGCCCGAACGACCCCAACAAGATCGCTCCTGGTGTTTGCGGCTGTGGTGTTGCCGATACGGATAGCGACAGTGATGGCACTGCCGATTGCAATGATGGCTGCCCCAACGACCCGAACAAAACCTCTCCCGGCCAGTGCGGTTGCGGCGTGGCGGACACCGATAGTGACGGTGATGGTACCGCGAACTGCAACGATGGATGCCCGAGCGACCCGAACAAGACCTCTCCTGGCATCTGTGGTTGTGGCGTGAGCGATGCCGACAGCGACGGTGACGGTACGGCCAACTGCAACGATGGATGCCCTAACGACCCGAACAAGGTCACCCCGGGCGCTTGCGGTTGTGGTGTTTCTGACGCGGACAGCGACAACGACGGCACTCCGGACTGTAACGACCTCTGCCCCAATGACGCGAACAAGACCGCACCTGGCACATGCGGCTGCGGCAATCTTGAGCCGGGCGCAAGCTGCGACGATGGTGACGGTCAAACCACGAATGACCAGATCCAAGCCAACTGCACCTGCGCTGGCAGCACGGTGGATTGTGATGACAACGATCCGTGCACGGCTGACAGCTTCAATGGTGTGGTCTGCGTGAACACCCCGTTGCCGGACAGCGATAGCGATGGTACTTGCGACCTCCTTGACGGTTGCCCGAACGACCCCAACAAGACTGACCCAGGTCAGTGCGGTTGCGGTGTTGCCGATACTGATAGTGACGGCGACGGGACTGCTGACTGCAACGATGGTTGCCCCAATGACCCGAACAAGGTTGCACCTGGCGTTTGCGGCTGTGGTGTGGCTGACACCGACACGGACAGCGACGGTACTGCAGACTGCAACGACGGATGCCCGAACGACCCGAACAAGACCTCACCAGGCATTTGCGGTTGCGGTATGGCCGATACGGACAGTGACAGCGACGGTACTGCTGACTGCAATGACGGATGCCCGAACGATCCCAACAAGACCTCACCTGGCCAGTGCGGATGCGGGGTTCCTGACACCGACAGCGACAGTGACGGTACGGCTGATTGCAACGACGACTGCCCGAACGACCCGAACAAAACGGCTCCTGGCATTTGCGGTTGCGGCGTGAGCGATGCGGATTCGGACAGTGACGGTACTGCCGATTGCAACGACGGCTGCCCGAACGATCCGAACAAAACAGCTCCCGGCCAATGTGGTTGCGGTGCTGCGGATACCGACACGGACAATGACGGTGTGGCGGATTGCAACGACAACTGCCCCAACGTGGCTGGTCAGCAAGGATCACCTTGCGACGATCTCGATCCGGACACGTTCGGTGACGTGCTCAATGCTAACTGCATCTGCGAGGGCGGTACGGTGGATTGCGACGACAATGATCCGTGCACGGCTGACAGCTTCAATGGTGTGAACTGCGTGAACACCCCGTTGCCCGACAGTGACAACGATGGTACTTGCGACCTCATCGACGGTTGCCCGAACGATCCCAACAAGATCGCACCGGGAATCTGCGGTTGCGGTGTGAGCGATGATGACACGGACAACGACGGCACGGTCGATTGCAATGATGGTTGCCCGAACGATCCGAACAAGATCGCCCCTGGGATCTGCGGCTGCGGCGTTGCCGACACCGACAGTGACAGTGATGGCACCGCGGACTGCAACGACGGTTGCCCGAACGACCCGAACAAGACCGCCCCTGGTATCTGTGGTTGCGGTGCAAGTGATGCTGACAATGACAACGACGGTGTTGCCGACTGCAACGATGTATGCCCGAACGGCCCTGAGCCGGGTACCCCTTGCGATGACCTTGACCCGGATACTCAAGGTGATGTGATCACTGCCAACTGCACTTGCGCAGGTGTGAACGTGAACTGCACGGAGGACCTGGTGCTCGCGGTTGCCCTGGACGCCTTCGGCAGTCAGACCACTTGGACCTTGTACGAAGCCGGCACCACGAACATTGTTGAGGCAGGCGGGCCTTACAGTGATGGAACACCGGGAGCCGTTGTGACCACGAACATCTGCGTGCCTGCG
Protein-coding sequences here:
- a CDS encoding M36 family metallopeptidase yields the protein MTIRSLLAAAILIPLGANAQDRAKTPIEAAREALMANGVHPSSVGELRVADHYTDARSGVAHTWFRQQHLGLDIWNSEVVVHQKANGALVHSSHRIVPVGNILLRSTAPGLTPEQALTTVLQRDGVRMTAPRHTATDEVLKRWTFDGAAFNDQPPTVQLMLWPYDGSAVLVWNVSYYMPDASHWWNVRIDANTGAELDRNDWVAQCLFDHAHEGDGCHTVAGGSGEAERAPAAPNDYNVYPMPVESPNYGSRGIRNAPWALAPNASPYGWHDTDGAAGAEHTITRGNNVHAQEDANGNNGTGFAPDGGANLDFDFPIDLTQAPSTYQSAAIINLFYWNNIIHDVFYQYGFDEVSGNFQSNNYGNGGAGSDWVLADAQDGSGTNNANFGTPPDGSNPRMQMFLWTAPTPDRDGDFDNGIITHEYGHGISNRLVGGPGNTSCLGNAEQMGEGWSDYFGLMLTMESGDLATDARGIGTYALNQPPTGVGIRPAPYSTDFGVNDYTYASTNNTGLSQPHGIGFVWCTMLWEMTWELINIHGFDPDIYNGNGGNNIALQLVIDGLKLTPCNPGFVQARDAILAADAANNGGANATAIWAAFARRGLGSGADQGSSTSRTDQTESYSLPVNNNIGVGSILAPATGARFSCDAPVSVQVELRNNGLLAQTGFPVSYRLDGGATVTETFTGVLSSGGTAVHTFAGSLAIGGVGPHALEAWTGLVGDQYAPDDLRANTITVSVDAPLPYSEDVEGGQTLPAGWSLTNDDGGITWEAFSLTNGPLCTPTVAWRVNHYSYGGSGQLDILRTPLIDLTNSAGSRLKFDHAYVQYPGYTDGLRVEVSADCGTTWTVVYDSSGADLATAAATTSVWVPSNCSEWEAHDLDISAFDGEKVFVRFVSVNGFGNQFYLDNVRVQSSQLPLQVKAFLQGPYSPGTGLMNDDLRLAGLIPGTEPYSGLGFPAAGGGGESVAPAVLAATGNDAPVDWVRVELRPGATPNVVAYAQQAIVQRDGDIVSSSTGGALGFSAPAGTYHVAVRHRNHLGAMTASAVAMNDVTTVVDLSLPATVAYGVDARKAEGGVMLLWTGNVQRDAQLKYTGTDNDRDPVLVAVGGTLPTNTISGYHQSDVNLDGTVKYTGVANDRDPILVNIGGTVPTSVRTEQLP
- a CDS encoding thrombospondin type 3 repeat-containing protein, which gives rise to MFQPKLKRLKNALRAVGLAAIGLAGTVAAQPVTDIDLVPNPAGDSLRVYVRPNGASFDQIVSGLTFTIRWEAASTATLGTTPTLNSSRTQFCAAAFSITSSPDGEIDNGGFTYRTYNAFGASAIADECPPGWTADGWNLIMRVRVTNVNQCTNFQIVSDGYTGANNKNFFVSLNGQDVTGIIEPTAAQLGSCNVDCNGVVGGPAVPGTACNDNDACTINDVYTGTAPNCGCAGTFQDSDSDGTCDATDGCPNDPGKIAPGQCGCGVADTDSDSDGTANCNDACPNDPNKIAPGICGCGVSDADGDGDGTPNCNDGCPNDPNKTSPGVCGCGVADTDSDGDGTPNCNDGCPNDPNKIAPGICGCGVSDADSDGDGTANCNDGCPNDPNKTAPGQCGCGAADTDTDGDGTANCVDLCPNDPNKIAPGVCGCGVADTDSDSDGTADCNDGCPNDPNKTSPGQCGCGVADTDSDGDGTANCNDGCPSDPNKTSPGICGCGVSDADSDGDGTANCNDGCPNDPNKVTPGACGCGVSDADSDNDGTPDCNDLCPNDANKTAPGTCGCGNLEPGASCDDGDGQTTNDQIQANCTCAGSTVDCDDNDPCTADSFNGVVCVNTPLPDSDSDGTCDLLDGCPNDPNKTDPGQCGCGVADTDSDGDGTADCNDGCPNDPNKVAPGVCGCGVADTDTDSDGTADCNDGCPNDPNKTSPGICGCGMADTDSDSDGTADCNDGCPNDPNKTSPGQCGCGVPDTDSDSDGTADCNDDCPNDPNKTAPGICGCGVSDADSDSDGTADCNDGCPNDPNKTAPGQCGCGAADTDTDNDGVADCNDNCPNVAGQQGSPCDDLDPDTFGDVLNANCICEGGTVDCDDNDPCTADSFNGVNCVNTPLPDSDNDGTCDLIDGCPNDPNKIAPGICGCGVSDDDTDNDGTVDCNDGCPNDPNKIAPGICGCGVADTDSDSDGTADCNDGCPNDPNKTAPGICGCGASDADNDNDGVADCNDVCPNGPEPGTPCDDLDPDTQGDVITANCTCAGVNVNCTEDLVLAVALDAFGSQTTWTLYEAGTTNIVEAGGPYSDGTPGAVVTTNICVPAGCYDLVVEDAFGDGVANGGYVLSDDQGRRIIDADGAFGSSSSISITGGDFCVPVGPTFVKPNWCDRTDFVPSSWIYAQGVAGATGYQFWFFDPHGSYSRTILKPTTACRLNNLQTNPLPFDLPLNVRVRPLVNGNFLAYGAACRIIVNQPIGVNNLNTVTFTTDAEPAFNMYPNPNRENVLYLMIEGLSDQAASADVAIFDAVGKRIVFEQVQVGGGMMNHAMSLDANMGVGMYFVQVNVDGRSFTKRLMRQ